Genomic window (Sediminispirochaeta smaragdinae DSM 11293):
TTGAAAGCACCACACGATAGTAGTGAGTTCCCTGTACATCAGCCTCAACAATAGAAGCGGAAAATCCTGCTTTCTGAAGATCGATCACCAGATACTCGGCATTTTCTCTGTCGGTGAAGGAACCGGCCTGGAGGAAGAGTGAACCTTCCTTCGGAGCACGGGCAACGGAGGCCTCTTGTTTTCGGTTTTCTCCTTCATCACCACTACTGCTTGGAGAAAGATAGCTTGCCAGAATAAGATCTGAAAAACTTTCAAATTTGCGTGCCTGTCCCGAGATGATCATGGCTTCGGGGGAAGCCGACCAGGTATCAAGCAAAAGGCCCTTCAGGCGAGCCGCCTCATTCCCGTCGCCGCTTAAGGAGGCGCAGATGATATCCCAATAAAGAGCGACTGGTGTTTCTCCTCCCGAAGAGGATAATTCGACCTTCCCGGAAGCAGAAGAGTCAAACAACGCTATCCTGTCAAGAAGCAGCTCCGCAGCCGTTCCCAGCTTCGTCTCTTTTTCCTGTTGAGCAACAACCTGTGCCTGGGTTTTGGCAACGCGAAGTTCCCCAAGTTCAAAGAGGAGCTCCGCACTTTTTAGAAGCGATGCAAAGTCGGTAGCATCGCCTTGAGGATAGACGAAAGAAGCGTTCTGATACGCCGTCTGGGCCGTTTCCAGATCACCGGCGAGAAGCGCAAGCTCGCCCTGCTGCTTCAAAAGACGGTAGCGTTCAGCCCTGCTTGTGGAAAGGGGGATTTGCTCCTCAATCTTGCCGAGGGCTTGAGAGAAATCGCTTGTCTCACCTGTTTCACCGTAGCCGGAAGCAACGGCAATCAAACACAAAGCAGAAAAGAAAAAACGGTGCAGCATATCCGAACTCATTTTCGAGGTTCATCTCCTTCCCCGATATCGGATAAGATCTCTTCAGGAATTTCTTTCCTTGTTTTTTTCGAAAAAAACTTTTTCGCTTCCCTCTTTTTTCTTCCCTTGCCGAGCAAGATCATGGGAATCGTTATGACCACCCCAGCGGTAAAGGCAAGGAAAAGCGAGATGAAGATCGGAACATCATGATAAGTCACGAAACCGAAGCTGATGTCGGAACTGGTATCGATGTTGAAAAAGATAAACAGAACGATCACAAAGACAATCAAAAGAAAGAAAATCATTTTCCAGGGCATACTACCTCCCCTCGAAAGGTATTTCCGTGCAAGGTCTTCAATACAACCGGCACAAAAGAGCCTATCAAGCCTTCACCCCCCGGAAACGCAACCATCTCGTTTCGGTTGGTTCGGGCAAGAAGCTCCCCTTCCCGCTTTTTGGCCCTCTGCTCGACAAGGACCCTCTCGCTATCGCCGATCCGTGCCTTGCGGCGTGCAAAGGAAATTTCCCGCTGAAGTTCGATAAGCGTTTTGAGCCGATCGAGCTTCACCTCATGAGGAACCTGTTCCGCCATATCATATGCGGCGGTCCCCTCCCTCGGATTATAGTAATAGGTAAAGGCGTCGTCGAATCCTACCTGCCGTACCAAATCGAGGGTAAGCTCAAAATCCTCTTCACTCTCCCCAGGGAAACCGATCATGAGGTCGGTGGAAAGGGAAAGACCGGGGATTACCGAGCGCATCATTTCGACAAGATCAAAATAGTGCTCCCGTGTATATTTTCGGTTCATTCGTCGAAGAACTGAATTAGATCCGTGCTGTACCGGCAGATGAATATGATTACACACAGTCTCATGTTCTGCTATCACCCGAATCAGCTCTTGTGGTATATCCTTCGGATGACTACTCATAAAGCGTATCCAGCGTATGGAATCGGTCATGGAAGCGATCTTCGCGAGCAAGTCAGGGAAACGAAGCGTATCGTTCCAGTTGTATGAATTGACGTTTTGCCCTAAAAGCGTTATCTCGCGGACCCCTTTTTCCTCGAGCCTCTCGATCTCACGAAAAATATCTTCTGGTGAACGCGAAATCTCCCGCCCACGGACATAGGGAACAATGCAATAGGAGCAGAAATTGTTGCAGCCGTGCATGATGGGGAGAAAGGCCTTGAAGGCTCCCTTTGCAAGGTGATAGGGCTCGAATTGAAAGTGGGGAGAGACGGAGAGATCATCCGCCTTAACGGGAGCATGCGTTTCGCCGTGTCCACAGGCAATTTCGGATAGTTTTCGCTTCTGAAAGGTTCCAAGCACATAATCGACAGCCTTTGATTCTTTGATGATCTCTTCGCCAAGGCGTTCGGCCATGCAGCCGGTCACGATAAGCGTGAAATCACGGCTCTCTTTTAAGAATTTATAGTAGCCGATGCGTCCCCAAATCCGATCCTCGGCGGTCTGACGCACCGCACAGGTATTCAAAAGAACAATATCGGCCTCTTCCGGCCGCTCTGCAGCGCTCCAGCCGAGAGCCTCCAGCTGAAGCGTCATAGCATTTGACTCGGCTATATTCATCTGACATCCGTAGGTTTCAAGAAAAAAACGGCCTGTCATGATTTATCTCCTTCGATCAGTTTATTTACATACCAGGGGATGAGCTTCCAGTTGTTTTCCCGGGGAATAAGAATCCATGCGCCCTTGTCGAAATGTTCATCGACCTCGTCCTCACGCTTTCCCGTGGCAAGCAGATTGCTGTAGGTTGCAAGGAGAACATTATCGGTGGAGATCCCTCCCCCGTTTTCAATCATGATGTGTCTGTTTTCAAGATAAAGTCTGGCAAGTTCAAAGGGGGAAAAACTGGTATCAATATATGAGGCAAGGGACTGGAGCAGCTCATACACCGTTTTTACCTCTCCGGCTCCAAGCTGATCGAAACGCTTCTTTATGCCCTCGATGACCAATTGCTGCCGCTGGGCCCTGTCGAAATCATCACTGGTATGCCGTGAACGAGCGACTCGAAGTGCGGCGACCCCGTCGAGCAAATGGGTTCCGGCAGGATAGTGGAGTGTCGTCCACTCACCGTTTTCTCTAATACGGTATGTCGGATCTATCAAGGGTTGTTCCAGTGTAACCTCGATACCCCCGAGAATGTTGATAACGTCTATAAAGGCATACATGTCGACAACAATGTAATCGTCGATGGTGAGCCCCGTCATTTCGCCTACAATCTGGGCAAAGCGTTTCGGTCCATAGATCCTGAAATAGGAGTTGATTTTGCGCTTTTTCCACCATATATCTCGGGGAATGGCGATCAAGGTCGCCTTTTCAGGGGATATATGAGCGATGATAATGGTGTCGGCATTATTCTCATGGGTACCGCAAAGCAAAATGGTCTTTCCCTCCGGAGAAATTTTCCCCATTTGGGATAAGACGGCATCATCCGGAAGCTCCATTGTGGAAGCTGTCCCAAGCGTCGGCTCCTGTATCCCGAAGCGCCTTACGGAACCGACGACGACATCATCACGATCCATGAGGTAGATTTCTCCGGCCATTTTCTGGACCGCGAGGGATCCGGCGCGACTGCCCTTTTCATCTATAAAATCGAAGTAAAAATAGTCGTTCTCGTCCCGCGGCTCATCATTAAGGTGTAGACCATAGATATCGAGGTAGGCGCGAAACGCTTCATCACGGACAAGCCTTAGAACCTGCTGTTTCCCAGCATCGGTAGCCCGCTCTGTTTGTCGCCTGTTATCGGCCTCGGTGAGAAGACCGAGGAAATGATCGGAGGCTCCATCAAACTCCTGAAATTGCGTTTCGCCGACAAGAATACCGTCGCTGCCGTAACGAACCTTCAGAGAAAAAAGGAGGATCCCGTCCCATGTCGTTACATCGAAGCTCGCTTGCTGTGAATCTTGAGTAATGGGGCTAAAACGAAGGGCCCGCTCCCTTCGAAGGGCCGTGGCCCGTCCGTCTCCGTAAAGACGGCGGAGATCGCTCTGTGCCGCCGCAAAGCTTTGTCGCTTCGTCTCAACCTCTTTTGCTTTCGATGCAAGCAGAGTAAGGACCTTCTTTGGAAGGGAGGGAGCATCTTTGCCCAGCTCTTCGTCATTTCCAGCCAGAAGCCGTTCATCGGTTTCCGCTTGATTGAGGCGATATCCCGTATCAAGAAGATGAAAGGTTGCAAGAGGGATGGAAGCGTAAGAAAAAAGCAGGCTTTCTCTTCCCTTACGCTGCATGGAAATTCCTGCAGCGGAGAGAAAGGCCTTATCGGATGAATTTTCCAGCATCACCGAAAGAAATGCCGCCCGCTCCATTTCAGCATCGTGAGCAAGAAGCGCATCCACGGCACGGTAAAAAGGAGTCTGATCCTCCTGCTTCTCTATGCCCTCGGCTGGCTCCCCTTCCGCAACGGATGCATCTTCGGCACCAAAAAAGTCATAGCGCTTCTCAGGTAGGTTCAAGGCTTGACGCAGGGTATTGTTCTCTTGTCCAAGGGAAAGAATGGCACGCTTCAGCGTGCCGAGAGAATCGTTTTGCGACTCAATCTCAGCAAAAAGCTTTTCTCCGGAGGCCTGCTGTTCGCGGCGTAGCGATGCCACCTGAAAAAAGAGCGTGAGAAAGACAGCGACAAAAACAATACACACGAGGATGAGAAGGAGATGGGTCCTACGCATTGTCCTCACCTAATGTCTAAAGGAGCGCTCACCGGTAAAGAGCAGTGCCGCCCCATATTCATTACACGCTTCGATAACCTCACCGTCCCGAAGGCTGCCGCCCGGTTCGGCAATGGCGGTAACCCCCTCCCTGAGTGCGACATCAACACCATCACGAAAGGGGAAAAAGCCGTCGGAAATCATCACCGCACCAGAAAGCCCCCCCTTAGCCTCTTCCACACGCGCCATGACAGAGGCTTTCGTCGTATCATCAAGGCTATCGAAGCTACCGGAATACTCACTGCGTGCAATTCGTTCGGCCATGTTTCGATAGGCCTTATCTCTGGCTATGGTGGCAACGCCGACACGATCCTGTTCTCCCGTACCGATGGCCACCGTCGCCTCATCCTTGACATAGATCACCGAATTGCTGGTAACGGCGCTTTCCACAAGCCATCCAAAAAGCAGATCCTTGCGCTCCTGTTCGCTTGCATCGCGCCTGCAGCGAAAATGCTCGCCCTTCCGCTCGCTCTCTGCGAGGATGAAGTCCTCTTTCTTTCGTATGGAAGTGGTATAGGAGTTCTGAAGGATCAATCCTCCATCTACCAGAGAGGTAAATTCCACATATTGTCCGGCTGCGCACTCCTCAAGACGATCCATCCCGGCTATACGAAAAATACGGAGATTTTTACGGCCCGAAAGGATCTCAACCACTCCCGGTTCAAAATCCGGGGCAGCCACAATCTCAAAATAGTTATCGGCAATCAGCTTTGCGGCATCGATGGGTATTCGCCGGTTCACAATGACAGCCCCGCCGAAGGCGGCTATGGGATCACCGCCGAGAGCCTTGGCAACGGCATCTTTCACACCATCCGCCCTGGCGACACCTGAGGGATTGTTGTGTTTCATGATGGCAGCCGTAGGACGATCTCCCATGTATTGCAATATCTGCAGGGCCCTGTCGACATCGACAACATTGATCTTACCGGGATGTTTCCCGCTTTTTACCAGCTCGAGCTCGGAACTGAGCCCCGAAACAGGCAGCAATTTGATCATATCGGCGATCTCCACAGGACCGCCGACCCTTTTATACAAGGCTGCCTTCTGATGGGGATTTTCCCCGTAACGGAGACCTGCAGAATGGCCGTCGACATCCCATACCACCTTTTCGTAGCTCAACTGCCGATCACCATCGTCGTAATGAAAGGTAATATCGAAACGGTTGGGAAACCGCTCCTCTTGTTTTTCTCTATAGATTGCAGTAAGGCGCTTATCCAAACCTCGCTCCTTGGTATTCTTGCGTTTGCATTACCTTATCGTTAATCTATATCCGTTGCAAGACGGCGTCGCTGGGCCGATTGTACCGTATTGTAGAGAAGCATCGTAATGGTCATCGGACCTACGCCTCCCGGTACCGGGGTAATCATCGAAGCCTTGTGGGAAACCGCTTCGAAGGCGACATCACCGACAAGGCGGTAGCCCCTCTTTTTTGAGGCATCCTCCACCCGATTCACACCGACATCGATGACCACGGCTCCCTCTTTTATCATATCTGCGCCGATAATCTCGGGTTTACCCACGGCAGCGATAACAATATCCCCCTGCCGTACGATATCGGCCATGTTTCGAGTCGCAGAATGGCAAACAGTGACGGTGGCATTCCCCCCTTCGCTCTTCTGAAGCAAAAGGTTTGCCAAGGGTTTGCC
Coding sequences:
- a CDS encoding SPOR domain-containing protein, producing MSSDMLHRFFFSALCLIAVASGYGETGETSDFSQALGKIEEQIPLSTSRAERYRLLKQQGELALLAGDLETAQTAYQNASFVYPQGDATDFASLLKSAELLFELGELRVAKTQAQVVAQQEKETKLGTAAELLLDRIALFDSSASGKVELSSSGGETPVALYWDIICASLSGDGNEAARLKGLLLDTWSASPEAMIISGQARKFESFSDLILASYLSPSSSGDEGENRKQEASVARAPKEGSLFLQAGSFTDRENAEYLVIDLQKAGFSASIVEADVQGTHYYRVVLSSEKDDAEQFLLELKEAGFEASAVY
- a CDS encoding LapA family protein — encoded protein: MPWKMIFFLLIVFVIVLFIFFNIDTSSDISFGFVTYHDVPIFISLFLAFTAGVVITIPMILLGKGRKKREAKKFFSKKTRKEIPEEILSDIGEGDEPRK
- the miaB gene encoding tRNA (N6-isopentenyl adenosine(37)-C2)-methylthiotransferase MiaB produces the protein MTGRFFLETYGCQMNIAESNAMTLQLEALGWSAAERPEEADIVLLNTCAVRQTAEDRIWGRIGYYKFLKESRDFTLIVTGCMAERLGEEIIKESKAVDYVLGTFQKRKLSEIACGHGETHAPVKADDLSVSPHFQFEPYHLAKGAFKAFLPIMHGCNNFCSYCIVPYVRGREISRSPEDIFREIERLEEKGVREITLLGQNVNSYNWNDTLRFPDLLAKIASMTDSIRWIRFMSSHPKDIPQELIRVIAEHETVCNHIHLPVQHGSNSVLRRMNRKYTREHYFDLVEMMRSVIPGLSLSTDLMIGFPGESEEDFELTLDLVRQVGFDDAFTYYYNPREGTAAYDMAEQVPHEVKLDRLKTLIELQREISFARRKARIGDSERVLVEQRAKKREGELLARTNRNEMVAFPGGEGLIGSFVPVVLKTLHGNTFRGEVVCPGK
- a CDS encoding LCP family protein, encoding MRRTHLLLILVCIVFVAVFLTLFFQVASLRREQQASGEKLFAEIESQNDSLGTLKRAILSLGQENNTLRQALNLPEKRYDFFGAEDASVAEGEPAEGIEKQEDQTPFYRAVDALLAHDAEMERAAFLSVMLENSSDKAFLSAAGISMQRKGRESLLFSYASIPLATFHLLDTGYRLNQAETDERLLAGNDEELGKDAPSLPKKVLTLLASKAKEVETKRQSFAAAQSDLRRLYGDGRATALRRERALRFSPITQDSQQASFDVTTWDGILLFSLKVRYGSDGILVGETQFQEFDGASDHFLGLLTEADNRRQTERATDAGKQQVLRLVRDEAFRAYLDIYGLHLNDEPRDENDYFYFDFIDEKGSRAGSLAVQKMAGEIYLMDRDDVVVGSVRRFGIQEPTLGTASTMELPDDAVLSQMGKISPEGKTILLCGTHENNADTIIIAHISPEKATLIAIPRDIWWKKRKINSYFRIYGPKRFAQIVGEMTGLTIDDYIVVDMYAFIDVINILGGIEVTLEQPLIDPTYRIRENGEWTTLHYPAGTHLLDGVAALRVARSRHTSDDFDRAQRQQLVIEGIKKRFDQLGAGEVKTVYELLQSLASYIDTSFSPFELARLYLENRHIMIENGGGISTDNVLLATYSNLLATGKREDEVDEHFDKGAWILIPRENNWKLIPWYVNKLIEGDKS
- a CDS encoding phosphoribosylaminoimidazolecarboxamide formyltransferase — its product is MDKRLTAIYREKQEERFPNRFDITFHYDDGDRQLSYEKVVWDVDGHSAGLRYGENPHQKAALYKRVGGPVEIADMIKLLPVSGLSSELELVKSGKHPGKINVVDVDRALQILQYMGDRPTAAIMKHNNPSGVARADGVKDAVAKALGGDPIAAFGGAVIVNRRIPIDAAKLIADNYFEIVAAPDFEPGVVEILSGRKNLRIFRIAGMDRLEECAAGQYVEFTSLVDGGLILQNSYTTSIRKKEDFILAESERKGEHFRCRRDASEQERKDLLFGWLVESAVTSNSVIYVKDEATVAIGTGEQDRVGVATIARDKAYRNMAERIARSEYSGSFDSLDDTTKASVMARVEEAKGGLSGAVMISDGFFPFRDGVDVALREGVTAIAEPGGSLRDGEVIEACNEYGAALLFTGERSFRH